The following nucleotide sequence is from Columba livia isolate bColLiv1 breed racing homer chromosome 13, bColLiv1.pat.W.v2, whole genome shotgun sequence.
GAGACAGCTTGGAGCAGCTGCTTCAGCACCAGCGTGAACCCCACTTAagctggagcttggagaagagacctctggagctCCCTTTGCATCCAACACTCGCCTGCCATCAAATCTGGCATCTCACTGGAGTGCAACGAGCTGTAATTCCCTGCAGAGTGATGGGAAGGGCCAGCACCACCTCCAGCATCCCCAAGCTGCCTGGGACACTGCTGCACATCCAGGGCACAGGGCAGTTCATGGACCCCGGGACTTCCTGCTGCACCAGGCCGTGGCAAAGTGACAGAGCAGAACTACATCTCTTGTCTGCCATCAAACAGACATGCAGTGAAGCAGCAAACCTGGATTTCCCCCAGCCACATCTCAGCCCCACGTGGCAGTGAGCCCGTGCCTCAGCAGCCATGCTGGGCCAGAGCTCAAGGTTGTCCCAGCAAGGCTGAAGTTCAGGATGTTCAATTAAAGCTGCTTAAAAATAGAAATCCAACTTTCCATATGCCTctatggagaaaaaaagccccaaagctGAGCGAGACAGGTGCCAGGCTGGGGGGTGAGCATGGccccagcagcagaggtgacTCTGGCTCAGCTGTTCCTGCTGTGTCCAATCCATGGGGATTGAGGTTGCCTTTTGGTGTTTCCTTACGGAAAGTTCGACATTTGGCTTGTCAGAAATCCCTGCATGAGCTTGGACGGCAGCCAGTCCTGTGACATGGTGTCCTCCAGGCTATGCACAGCTCTGATGCTCCCTCTGCCCCCACGATGCTGGAGGCAGTTCTGCCTGGCACGGCTGGTGCCTGGGTGTGCCCCTCCATAGGGGCACGGGGTTGGGACAGTGGCACTGGGGACCGTGAGAGGGCAAGGAGCTGTCCCACTGCCACTGGCGCCCCTGGCACAGCTTCACCCCATCCTGTTGGAGAAACCCAAGTGTGTCCCTGCAGACCAGCAGCCATTCCCCAGCTGGTGCCTTTGCCACCAGGAATTTCCCTGGGCAAAGGACAGGAGGATTCAACCATCATGTGGCGGTGGGTGGCATGGCCGGGAGGTTGTCCCTCATGTCACTGTGCCACGTGTGCTGTCTCGCTCACACAGCTGCCCCGAATAGTGTCACCATCTGGTTCCAGCTGCCCAGGGACACAGGGTCCTTCCCAGCCCCTTCTGTGATTACAAAAAGTGAATTCAGACGTCAACTCAACCTAACTCAGCCTTCCTTtatccccttttcctttttttttttttttttaataattcaggTTTGTCTcttagaaaagagaaagggagataatgtctgcagagcatttAATCTTCTGCCCAAAGAATAGCAGAGAGCAAATTAGGATCTACTCCAATTAATTTGCCTTGATGGGCAAAATCTGGAGACCGGCCATATCTGGGAATTAAGAACAAAAGCGGGGAGTGTAAAGTAGGTCGTCGGAGTTTCATAACCGCAGCAATGGGTTTTCACAGCACGACGGGTGCTCAGAGGCGCCCAGTGTCGGTGGCCACCGGTCCCTGTCCCTCCCTTCAGCTGCCACAGCTGTCAGCCTGGGCAGTTGGTTTAAGACACCGGCCAGCATGTGGGGAGCCAGCTCTTTGTTTTGGGGGCAGGAATGAGGATGTTGTCCCTTCCCACAGCGGGACACAGATGCAGGACTGTCCCAAATACTTGCAGCAAACCCTTGAACCCAATGCGGGACAGACACCATCTGCTTGTCCCAATTCAGAGCACCTGGTGAGCTTTCCGGGGGGTCAacatgcctgtccttgccttgagGGCACCTCCTTGAGGGAGGACTAggggtgacacagtgacagtgCGTTTAGAGTACTGCTTTGCTATTGACCCTTGCCCCATGGGGTGCCactaagcagcagcatcccacaCATCCAagcccagtgtccccagccccatctcCCCACAGCTGTCAGTGTCAGCAGGCTGTGCGGTGACATACTCTGGTGTCATGTATGGTGACGCCTTCCAGCTGCAGGACGTGTGTGATAGCACAGCCAAGGGTGTGGGCCGTGTGCAGTGACATGCGCTGGTATGTGCAGGACACATGGTGACATTGCCAAGGGTGTGGGACACTTGTGGGACATCTTTCTGTGTGCATGTTTGGTGCGTGTTTGCGGATCTTCCCAAGCACTCCCCAGCTCGGAGCTGGATCGAAGTGGCGTGGTTTGGTACACGCTGGTGCCACCATTATGGTGATGGCCTGGCAGAGCACCACTTGGCTGGCCCTCCAGATCCCTAGCCACCTGCTGCCACCCCACTGGAGGACAAAGGGGAGCAGTCACAGTGACAAacacccccccagccctgcggaGGTGCCGGCGGGGTGATGGGCACTGGACCCATCCAGTGTTTATCCTCTTAGCCACCCTGTGGGGATTCAGCACTAATTCACCCTTAAACACAGGATTGTCAGGAACTGGAAAGGAAAGAATCGGCGGATTATCCCCCCAGCACCAGCGTTAAACATGGGGAGCGGCAGCTGCCGGCCAAGAGAGCTAGGACGGTGTTGTGTCCCGTGGGGGTCCCCACCCTGGGTTGGGTGACATTCCCCAGCAGAGGCTGCCAGTGACCCGTCCCCACTCATCCCCACGCAACCTTTTGTGCCCCCTCCCAGGCAAGCTCTAGACTGGCTGATGAAATAAGCAGCGTGAAATAAATACGGGGTCCTCCTGTAAAGCTCATGGATCAGCAGCGACTGCCCAGCGCCTGGGATGAGCCACGATACAACAATCCCTGCAGCGTCTCCTGGCCACAGGGCAGCCGTGGTGACATCCCAGGGGTTGCGGATCACATGTTTAAGTGACCAGACCACGTAGGAAGAGGTTCTGCAatgaaaagtaataattttcCCCGGCTCGATGAGGACAGCAACAATGAAAATTCTTGCACACTGAAGGCTTCCAGGCACGGGCCGGTGTTCAAACACCTCCCAAGACCAAACCCACCACCGTGCTCTGTCACCGGCCATGGGGAAGTTTTTGGGACAGCCTTGAAGTCACCCCAGGAGTCAAAGACATGGCAGCAACTCACTATTCACAgtgcagagctgcttttctcATCACTCCTGCTCGCAGCTGAGCCTTGCACAGCAGACGGGGCTGTCGCAGGCCCAGGACATGGTGACACTTCAGCCGGAGGATTTTGGCTGTTgagtgctgttgcttttactGAATGGGACAGTGTCTCAAGTTAAAGCCAGATCTACTCACTGTCATGGAGCCGCAGATCTGTGCAACAGATGGGGTGGCCCATTTGCAATTTTAATGTCCCTTTAGGTGATGGACAAGGGGAGGTGGCTCCTCCATGGAGAGAGGGGAGGTTGTCACCTCATCAATCTGCATCTAAGGGAACTGGTTTGCCACAATGAGTTTTAGCatgctaggaaaaaaacctgaagtttgCAGCGTAACAGTAACAGGGGTGGGAATAAGAATGTCTTCCACCGATAGACATAAGTTTAATCAAGTTAAACTCCTTCTTGGTTTAATTTCAACAAGTCCTACTTGGACCTGGATGAGAGCTTCAGTTCCTTGGTTTTTCACCTATATAATCTCAGCTAAAGCACCCATCTCCTTCATTATCATTAATAGGACTGAATATAGCAGGATCAAAATACAAGTGATGGAAAACAGgatttcattcagaaaattGTCTGATGCTGCTGGAGTTGCTAATCAGTGGACAAGCTATCCATGTTTTCCTAAATAAACCATTTGAGCCATGTCTAAAGGGAATGTCCTTTATGCCTGGCCTTGAAAAGCAGCTGCCAGGTGATGGCAGGGTGGTGGGAATCCCCAGTACTGCCCTCCCTGATGCTATTAGGGTCCCATGGGCTGCCTGGTGTGGCTGCAGGGGATGCAACGGGGTCGCAGAGCCGCAGACCCCCCTGATGACCCTCCCTGGGGGCTGGTCCAGGCAGCATCTCTCCTCCGGTCCCCGGAGCAAACCTGGAGCTTGGGAAGGGCGTGAGGGGCATCCCACGgcagagaggcaggagaaatGTAAAAGTgtcttttaatataaatataaatccATCTGAAGGGCTCCAGGAGGGGACCGTGCCCTGCCAGGGATGCCCAGTGGGCTCGGTGGGGACCATGGGCGCCAGTGCCTGGGGACCACGGGGCATCGGCCGGGCACCCCGCGGGCGGGCAGGGCTAgagccgcggcagcagcagcggcagggccagcagggccagcagccggggccgcgggggggTGGCTGAGCCGCGCAGCGTGGCCTGGTTGGTTTCGGCAGCCGGCGAGCCGCGGGCGCTGGCCAGGCGTCCCCGGGcactgcacagctcctgcaggtTCCCCTGGAACTGGATCTTGCGGGATTCCTGGCGCAGTGATTCCCAGATGGCGGCCGCTTCCTCGGGGCAGTTCGACAGCACCTCGGTGGCGCAGGCATGGAAGTCGTCCCAGGACCTGGGGAGAACAGTAGGAGTGAGGGGGACTGCTGGTGGCCATCCCGGCAGCTCCCCCAGGGACGGGGACACTCACTTGCAGATGGTGTCCAGCTCCTGCGCCTCCTCGCCGCcctcctccctctgctgcctGACACTCTCGGCCATGCTGTCCCCCAGGCTGATGAGGCAGCTGGCAAAGCCCTTGTAGATGGTGTCACACTGCCATGCCATGCTGACGGGCTCCTGGCTCGCAGCTGCGGGGGAGAAACAGAGCTGAGCCCTCACGGACCCCCCGACAGCCATCAGGGGCAGGTGTCACCAGGCAGGAGTGACACTGGGTTCCAAAATGTGGCGAGGGATTGACACCCCCTTCCACATCCCACTAGAGCCCCCAACATCCTCTCCCCTGGGACTCAGAGTGAACTCCTGGCCCGGGAGTCCAACATGGCACAATGTGATGACCCCGCAAGCAATGCTGCCCTTAGCTGCAGGGACAAGCGGTGTGCCGGCCGCTTCACCTCGAGCCTCCCGGGCGCTCCCCAGAGCCATCTGTCTCGGCTTTTATCCCCTAACAGCAAAGATTAATTTGTGactacaacagaaaaaaaaaaatccaaacaaaagcaaagactCGACAAACTGGAGGCCCTGCAATgcgagggaaggggaaggaggaaagggaaagggggaaggaggaagatgagggggaaaagggaagagaaaaggaaaggaaaaagggaaggcgaaggaaaaggaaaaggaaaaggaaaaggaaaaggaaaaggaaaaggaaaaggggatggaaaagcagaaaaggaagaggCACACGTGCAACTCCAGCTGCTTCACCCTGGGAATCCCCAGTTCCCTGCTCTACTCCACAAGGGATGGGTGACAGGGTGTGTTAGGGATCACTACAAGGGCCATCCATGGCCAGCGGCAATCCCAGAAAGAGTTGGTGTGTGGCTGGATCACAGGGAAATACTGTGTGGTTGACTGGGCTCAGCCCCAGGGGTCCTGCAGGGCATGTCACAGGAGCTGCAAGATTTTTGGGATGCTAAAAAAGCATGAGGACTGTCCTGGAGGGGTCCCCTGCAGGAAGAAGCCCTCAGAAGCAGTTGCCGAGGCAGCCAGGATGTCTCCAGGGAGCTGTGTGCCACGCCACTGGCATCCCATGCCTGTGCCCCTGGAACAAGGCCTTGAGTAAAGTGGCTTTGGCCAAGACTAACAACAGGGCAAGCCTCAAACCTCAGCCCATCATGGAGCACGGTGGGTGTTCGTGACAAGAAATGCCTTGACCATATCACCGAGGAAAGTCTTGAATTGATGTCAGCCACGTGGGTCACAAATACTGCAGGTATCAATGGAGAAAGCTGTATTCGTTGCTCCTCTTTTGACCCAGCCAGGCAACAAGCATATGCCCAGTCAGCCCATGGGCACGTTCACTGGTCACAACAGCAGATGCTTTCCCTCAGCTGGCTGGTCCCTGCCACAGGCTGATTTTCCACCTCACGGGCTGCTCCAGCGCCCAGTGTGAGCCCTCCGCTCTGCCCAGCTCCCTTGGTGTGAGCctgagcagggcaggcagggaggagaaGCCAGGAGAGCAAATCACCTCTGCTAGCCCACCACAAACCCAGGTGAGAAAAGCCTGTCCCTGGCTCTGGCAGAGCAA
It contains:
- the NRN1L gene encoding neuritin-like protein; translation: MGCGCWRLLGVVWPLLLHLAASQEPVSMAWQCDTIYKGFASCLISLGDSMAESVRQQREEGGEEAQELDTICKSWDDFHACATEVLSNCPEEAAAIWESLRQESRKIQFQGNLQELCSARGRLASARGSPAAETNQATLRGSATPPRPRLLALLALPLLLPRL